In the Duncaniella freteri genome, one interval contains:
- a CDS encoding transposase codes for MNVLAILKDFTFRCKSVFENTTTKMSKRFLNWLILTIRTVALIPGKVNFTRLSRYGGRTAKTFASNFKTSVDWMKVNIGMAQDCFGPADDMAVAIDPSFISKAGRLTYGIGRFWSGVAQRVKRGLEIMAIGAISLSKHTCVMLGAVQSPNFRTLESEKQMSMLGWYVALVRSKATELFSLTDILVADAFFSKYEFVNEVIGMGFRFVGRLRANSYLRYLAIPDSSAPRRRGRKKKYGEKVDFSNLDMSVFTSFIYEDSKGNKTRCHTAVVHSRALKRDIRIVVCPFENAEPLLYFSTDTDMRPEKIIGFYRTRFQIEFGIRDAK; via the coding sequence ATGAACGTATTGGCGATTCTCAAAGACTTCACCTTTCGGTGTAAGTCGGTATTTGAAAATACTACAACCAAGATGAGCAAAAGGTTCCTCAACTGGCTGATTTTAACAATACGCACTGTAGCGTTGATTCCGGGCAAAGTCAATTTTACCCGGCTGTCGCGCTATGGCGGTCGTACAGCCAAGACCTTTGCTTCCAATTTCAAAACATCCGTAGACTGGATGAAAGTCAACATAGGTATGGCGCAGGATTGTTTTGGGCCGGCCGATGACATGGCAGTGGCAATCGATCCGTCGTTCATTTCAAAAGCAGGCAGACTGACGTATGGCATAGGCCGTTTCTGGTCCGGGGTGGCACAACGTGTGAAACGCGGTCTGGAGATAATGGCGATCGGGGCAATAAGTCTGAGTAAACATACATGCGTGATGCTCGGTGCTGTCCAGTCACCGAACTTCAGGACTCTTGAATCTGAGAAACAAATGTCAATGCTTGGATGGTATGTGGCACTTGTCAGGTCAAAGGCGACAGAGCTGTTCTCACTGACGGATATTCTGGTTGCCGATGCCTTTTTCTCCAAATATGAGTTTGTAAATGAAGTGATTGGCATGGGATTTCGATTTGTCGGGAGATTACGTGCCAACTCATATCTGAGGTATCTGGCCATACCGGATTCCTCCGCCCCGCGAAGACGCGGCAGAAAGAAAAAGTATGGAGAGAAAGTGGATTTCTCCAACCTTGATATGTCCGTGTTCACTTCATTCATATATGAGGATTCCAAAGGAAACAAAACCCGATGTCACACGGCAGTCGTACATTCGAGGGCATTGAAACGCGACATCCGTATCGTGGTCTGTCCGTTTGAAAACGCAGAGCCTCTTCTTTACTTCTCTACCGACACCGACATGAGGCCTGAAAAGATCATCGGTTTCTACCGCACCCGCTTTCAGATTGAGTTCGGTATACGCGATGCCAAGTAG
- a CDS encoding zinc ribbon domain-containing protein: MEHKFCQSCGMPLTTDNKGTNADGSRNEDYCIYCYKDGRFTQDFTMEQMIEHCAQFTDEINKESGQTLTQEQAKDMMRQFFPQLKRWKNRTAMFIAILTYKKPLEEVDRFLQAHRDYLAEHYAAGDFIASGPQTPRVGGVIMIKSDNRALVDSIIAQDPFNINGIADYRIVEFTPTMFVESSLSDILK; encoded by the coding sequence ATGGAACATAAATTTTGTCAAAGCTGCGGAATGCCGCTGACTACAGACAACAAAGGTACTAATGCTGATGGCAGTCGCAACGAGGATTACTGTATCTACTGCTATAAGGATGGCAGATTCACACAAGACTTCACTATGGAGCAGATGATTGAACATTGCGCTCAGTTTACCGACGAGATAAACAAGGAGTCAGGACAGACCTTGACACAGGAACAGGCAAAAGACATGATGCGTCAATTCTTTCCACAACTCAAACGCTGGAAAAACCGGACAGCCATGTTTATTGCAATTCTGACATATAAGAAACCGCTTGAAGAAGTCGACCGTTTCCTTCAGGCACATCGTGACTATCTTGCCGAGCACTATGCGGCTGGCGATTTCATCGCATCCGGTCCGCAGACTCCCCGCGTTGGCGGTGTGATAATGATAAAGTCTGACAATCGCGCGTTGGTAGACTCCATCATCGCTCAAGATCCGTTCAACATCAACGGAATTGCCGACTACCGGATTGTGGAGTTTACTCCGACAATGTTTGTAGAATCGAGCCTTTCCGACATACTAAAATAA
- a CDS encoding DUF4303 domain-containing protein, producing MKGKYSRQVKTAVKLIWSSFDRDEIRRGYSILILEAQKGDADALAFIARCFMGESYVWPQAGFKADDENASKLMQKSAMMGSATGVLCAARSANLTPSVERAMPFASFKEAFEEILGQAERGDAFCCYMVGNVYYWGDYLRVEPDYAKQFKDESDYNAWAWPIAKVWYERSFDGGLCAGWGNYCDIRKSGLCEIAQDVYEKYYLMLADISPVICNNYGYYLRTEKGDSYGGLLRYVEAARRGDPQAAYNAGHIYEAGEEVDENIDLAYQLYEMAAKCGHSAGQFEVGYYLFEGFSDVEQDYAKAVEWFEKAYQNPKCSETTRTQTAAYLGLCYQEGLGTVQDDDVAFEYLHEAGEDIDNLWESITVKVLTALGVAYAFGRGTETDIELGYQYLEDAAKLGSEEAKEYISYINSPDYEADERKKEEPATPVAPYWQDVAAKISDAVAADLREIIGRIDDERIYTAALVTDRYCCSLFLAVNTLEYLESENEEPDDETKWHPDEWGYSDGHGSELVKLSKSLWENHNTLPGEAFFFSAMISAMKQVKDSGIFGERTDEITLFISISDDEDAENLEDSSAMTLNSPSWLPFS from the coding sequence ATGAAAGGTAAATATAGCAGGCAGGTGAAAACGGCAGTCAAGCTGATTTGGTCAAGTTTTGACCGCGATGAAATACGCCGGGGATACTCAATACTTATATTGGAGGCGCAAAAGGGCGATGCAGATGCGCTGGCATTCATAGCCCGCTGCTTCATGGGTGAGTCGTATGTGTGGCCGCAGGCAGGCTTCAAAGCTGACGATGAAAACGCATCGAAGCTGATGCAGAAGAGCGCGATGATGGGCAGTGCCACGGGCGTTCTTTGTGCTGCGCGAAGCGCAAACCTCACCCCTTCGGTGGAACGTGCAATGCCGTTCGCCTCGTTTAAGGAAGCGTTTGAGGAGATTCTCGGTCAGGCAGAGCGTGGCGACGCCTTCTGTTGCTACATGGTCGGCAATGTGTATTATTGGGGCGACTATCTGCGTGTCGAGCCAGACTATGCCAAGCAATTCAAAGACGAAAGCGACTATAACGCATGGGCCTGGCCGATAGCAAAGGTGTGGTACGAGCGCAGTTTCGACGGCGGGCTTTGTGCCGGATGGGGCAATTACTGCGACATACGCAAATCAGGCCTCTGCGAGATTGCGCAAGATGTTTATGAGAAATATTACTTGATGCTGGCGGATATTTCACCCGTAATTTGCAACAACTACGGCTATTATCTCCGCACCGAGAAGGGCGACTCATACGGTGGGCTGTTGCGATATGTGGAGGCTGCCCGCAGGGGCGACCCACAAGCCGCATACAATGCAGGGCATATCTACGAAGCCGGTGAAGAAGTGGATGAGAATATCGACCTTGCATATCAACTCTATGAAATGGCTGCCAAATGCGGACATTCCGCAGGACAATTTGAGGTAGGATATTATCTGTTTGAAGGCTTCAGTGATGTGGAGCAGGACTACGCCAAGGCTGTGGAATGGTTTGAAAAGGCATACCAAAACCCGAAATGCAGCGAGACCACCCGGACGCAGACCGCCGCCTACCTCGGTTTATGCTATCAGGAGGGGCTGGGAACAGTTCAAGACGACGATGTGGCATTCGAGTATCTTCATGAAGCCGGGGAAGACATCGACAATCTATGGGAGTCAATAACCGTCAAGGTGCTCACCGCACTCGGCGTGGCGTATGCCTTCGGTCGTGGCACCGAAACGGATATAGAACTGGGATACCAATATCTTGAGGATGCTGCAAAACTTGGTTCGGAAGAAGCTAAAGAGTATATCAGCTACATCAACTCACCGGACTATGAAGCCGACGAGCGGAAAAAAGAAGAACCGGCCACTCCCGTGGCTCCGTACTGGCAGGACGTGGCAGCAAAAATCAGTGATGCGGTTGCCGCTGACCTGCGCGAAATTATTGGACGCATAGACGATGAGCGCATTTACACAGCCGCTTTGGTCACCGACAGGTATTGCTGCTCGCTGTTTCTTGCAGTGAACACCCTGGAGTACCTTGAAAGTGAGAACGAAGAGCCTGACGACGAAACCAAATGGCATCCCGACGAATGGGGATATTCCGACGGGCATGGCAGCGAACTGGTGAAGCTCAGCAAATCGCTGTGGGAAAACCACAACACGTTGCCGGGAGAAGCCTTTTTCTTCAGCGCAATGATTTCGGCGATGAAGCAGGTCAAAGATTCCGGAATCTTTGGAGAGCGCACCGATGAAATCACACTATTCATCTCGATATCAGACGATGAAGACGCCGAAAACCTCGAAGACTCGTCGGCAATGACGCTGAACAGCCCGAGCTGGCTACCGTTTTCTTGA
- a CDS encoding uracil-DNA glycosylase family protein, whose product MNIKSELQQLCGDTQNLWLNDVNIEPETIQTIMINEVVPSCPEEDFYGKQDSAYMSTTIPLFRKAGIEVNSIQDILDHGIYITNAVKTPKSEYAVSKESIEDSLPYLEKELALFPNVKVIMLMGDVAKKAFNMICKKATKKNAVPSISTYKLRNTEIFYNGIRIMSSYIMTGQNILIEKSKFEMASKDIETMYRLIKCFD is encoded by the coding sequence ATGAATATAAAGTCGGAACTACAACAACTCTGTGGGGATACCCAAAATCTATGGCTTAATGACGTAAATATTGAGCCGGAAACAATACAGACAATCATGATAAATGAGGTTGTCCCGTCATGTCCGGAGGAGGATTTCTACGGGAAACAGGATTCCGCGTATATGTCAACGACAATTCCATTGTTCAGAAAAGCAGGGATAGAGGTAAATTCAATACAGGACATTCTGGATCATGGAATTTACATTACCAATGCTGTCAAGACACCTAAAAGCGAATATGCAGTTTCAAAGGAGAGCATAGAGGATAGCCTGCCCTATCTGGAAAAAGAGCTTGCTTTGTTTCCAAACGTCAAGGTTATCATGCTTATGGGGGATGTGGCAAAGAAAGCCTTTAATATGATATGCAAGAAGGCGACCAAGAAAAATGCCGTTCCAAGTATATCTACTTACAAGTTACGTAATACTGAGATTTTCTATAATGGAATACGCATTATGTCCTCTTACATTATGACCGGCCAGAACATTCTGATTGAAAAGTCAAAATTCGAGATGGCATCGAAGGATATAGAAACGATGTACAGGTTAATTAAATGTTTTGATTAA
- a CDS encoding DUF6194 family protein: MAIAPDDILKYCLDNLEGTVEVNSWGERGIFYNPDAVLKRGVYILTIKEKDGDNDRASHLDRKDVWRINIGVRKQTFRTLFGELPKRPCKGCIVDMPYEFTAKDVIMPHPVYAWMGWICALTPSEATFELLKPYILESYEYAKEKFKKR; the protein is encoded by the coding sequence ATGGCTATTGCACCTGATGATATTTTGAAATATTGCCTTGACAACCTTGAAGGGACGGTCGAAGTAAACAGTTGGGGCGAGCGTGGGATTTTCTACAATCCGGATGCAGTGTTGAAACGTGGGGTTTATATCTTGACGATAAAAGAAAAGGATGGCGACAATGATCGAGCTTCCCACCTTGACCGCAAGGATGTGTGGCGAATAAATATAGGAGTCAGAAAACAGACTTTCCGCACTTTATTCGGAGAACTGCCCAAACGTCCATGTAAAGGTTGCATTGTAGATATGCCGTATGAATTTACCGCAAAGGATGTCATTATGCCGCATCCGGTTTATGCGTGGATGGGCTGGATTTGCGCTTTAACCCCATCTGAAGCGACATTTGAATTATTAAAACCTTACATCCTTGAATCCTACGAATACGCAAAAGAGAAATTCAAAAAAAGATGA
- the istB gene encoding IS21-like element helper ATPase IstB, with product MERILSELRQMRLPGMAQTWQSLMETRQATSLNIVDGLRLLLQGEHDMRRANRNARLLKNARFRYQVSVDELAYDSARGLDKAYITQMCAGEYIRRGIPVIITGATGTGKSWLASALGHHACISGFKTRYWSILKLMEDLAMARVERQTKRLFEKIASYDLIIIDDFGIKKLNNEQILDLMEIIEDRHGRKATIIASQIPVSDWYDCLETNTTAADAILDRMVHSAIRFELKGDSLRKNH from the coding sequence ATGGAAAGAATCCTTTCTGAACTCCGACAGATGCGCCTTCCGGGAATGGCGCAGACATGGCAGAGCCTGATGGAAACACGTCAGGCAACTTCACTCAACATCGTGGACGGACTCCGTCTTCTCCTTCAGGGAGAACACGACATGCGCCGGGCAAACCGGAATGCCCGGCTTCTCAAAAACGCCCGGTTCCGCTATCAGGTGTCAGTCGACGAACTCGCATACGACTCTGCGCGTGGTCTTGACAAAGCATACATCACCCAGATGTGTGCCGGCGAATACATCAGGCGCGGCATTCCTGTGATCATAACCGGAGCCACCGGCACGGGCAAAAGCTGGCTCGCATCGGCCCTCGGACATCATGCCTGCATATCCGGCTTCAAGACCCGCTACTGGAGCATCCTCAAACTCATGGAAGACCTCGCCATGGCAAGAGTCGAGCGTCAGACCAAGAGGCTCTTCGAGAAGATAGCCTCTTACGACCTGATCATAATCGACGACTTCGGAATCAAGAAACTCAACAACGAGCAGATACTCGACCTTATGGAGATCATCGAGGACCGCCACGGCCGCAAGGCGACAATCATAGCCTCGCAAATCCCCGTCTCCGACTGGTACGACTGTCTGGAGACAAACACCACCGCCGCCGACGCCATACTCGACCGGATGGTGCACTCAGCGATACGTTTTGAGCTAAAAGGCGACAGTCTCAGAAAAAATCATTAA
- the istA gene encoding IS21 family transposase, with product MATQPISMNIIKQVLIRLSQKESIRSIASALHISKNTVSRYKSIAEADPLTTRELIALEDTVLNHRFNGGSPAYCDERMEVLKELLPALEKELKKPHVTSQLLWEEYRRDHPDGYSLSQFRYHISQHMKAVTPSTLLRDLYQPGQKMLIDFAGDRLSYIDTDTGEEVFVETYVAIMPYSGMTFVMCVRSQGIEQFLMATVRALEFFGGVPKILVPDNLKSAVKKADSYEPDLTTGMNDLANHYLCVAQPARVRKPKDKALVEDAVNKAYRHIYAPLRNRIFHSLEELNEAVAELVDRYNQKRLTGCDYSRRECFLASEKPMLAPLPQAPFEFKRRATLKVAPNSFITFGANRNSYSVPYRLIGQQVDVTFTATQVRVYHSGECVATHMRSYRRNDYTYVEEHLPPKSREYRAYSAEYFISKAERISPEFKTIIEAIFAGGQPEQVYFRTAQGFFSLQRDSDPALFRQACTIAVCHGNLRYRFVKALIKTQCEGFRENADELTPPGNHSNIRGKAAFA from the coding sequence ATGGCAACACAACCGATAAGCATGAATATCATCAAGCAGGTGCTGATACGCCTGTCGCAAAAGGAATCGATCCGTTCAATTGCTTCAGCGCTCCATATCAGCAAGAACACAGTCAGCCGCTACAAGTCGATAGCTGAGGCGGACCCTCTTACGACACGCGAACTTATAGCGCTGGAGGACACGGTTCTGAACCACCGTTTCAACGGGGGCAGCCCGGCGTATTGCGATGAGCGGATGGAAGTTCTGAAGGAACTTCTGCCCGCTTTGGAGAAAGAACTGAAAAAACCGCATGTCACATCGCAGCTGTTATGGGAGGAATACCGCAGAGATCACCCCGACGGCTACAGCCTGTCGCAGTTCCGCTATCACATATCCCAGCATATGAAAGCGGTCACTCCCTCGACGTTACTTCGCGACCTGTATCAGCCGGGACAGAAGATGCTGATTGACTTTGCCGGGGACCGTCTGTCGTATATTGACACTGACACAGGGGAGGAGGTGTTTGTGGAGACGTATGTGGCCATAATGCCGTACTCGGGCATGACTTTTGTCATGTGCGTGCGGTCACAGGGGATAGAGCAGTTTCTGATGGCCACGGTCAGGGCTCTGGAGTTTTTCGGAGGTGTCCCGAAGATACTGGTGCCTGACAATCTGAAATCGGCGGTCAAGAAGGCCGATTCCTACGAACCTGACCTGACTACAGGCATGAACGACCTTGCCAACCACTATCTGTGTGTGGCACAGCCCGCGAGAGTTCGCAAGCCCAAGGACAAGGCTCTGGTCGAGGATGCCGTCAACAAGGCCTACCGTCATATCTACGCCCCGCTGCGCAACCGCATCTTCCACTCTCTGGAAGAACTAAACGAGGCAGTCGCTGAGCTTGTCGACCGCTATAACCAGAAGCGGCTGACCGGCTGCGATTACTCGCGGCGTGAGTGCTTCCTGGCCTCCGAGAAACCGATGCTGGCTCCGCTACCGCAGGCTCCGTTCGAGTTCAAACGCCGCGCCACACTGAAGGTGGCCCCGAACAGCTTCATCACCTTCGGGGCGAACCGCAACTCATACTCCGTGCCTTACCGTCTGATCGGGCAGCAGGTGGATGTCACCTTCACAGCCACGCAGGTACGCGTATATCACTCGGGAGAATGCGTGGCCACACACATGCGCTCATACCGCCGCAACGACTACACCTATGTCGAGGAGCACCTTCCTCCAAAATCAAGGGAATACCGCGCATACAGCGCCGAGTACTTCATATCCAAAGCCGAACGCATCAGCCCCGAGTTCAAGACAATAATAGAGGCCATATTCGCCGGAGGACAGCCCGAACAGGTATACTTCCGCACTGCCCAGGGCTTCTTCAGTCTCCAACGCGACAGCGACCCGGCCCTGTTCCGTCAGGCATGTACCATAGCCGTCTGCCACGGCAATCTGCGCTACAGGTTCGTCAAGGCTCTCATCAAGACACAATGCGAGGGCTTCCGTGAGAACGCCGATGAACTGACGCCTCCCGGAAATCACTCCAACATCCGCGGAAAAGCGGCTTTCGCATAA
- a CDS encoding alpha/beta hydrolase family protein, translating into MNLKSIMTSTAIATLLAGCSASSDSNEKIIDKPDFTSATGVFDIDAIEALGTVGAPVVSPDGSKVLFGISYESLEENRSNMDLYVMNTDGSDIKRITKTSKSESSYCWIDGGNKIAFIYAPDNVAQVWVMNADGSNRKQITDMEKGVNGFLFSPDESKVLLISNIKYSRDAKDIYPDLPKATGRVIDDMMYKHWDQWVKEIPHPFIADFDGAKASNPVDIMADEPRYEAPMLPFGGAESFAWAPDSKSIVYTSRKKEGKEYAISTNSDLYLYNLADSSTRNLTEGMMGYDTNPTFSPDGTKLAWLSMEHDGYESDKNRIFTLDMASGEKTDLTDNWDFSVNEIAWAPDGKTINFIAHKGGVTPVFTIDVASHEVKEIASGICDYAGLMVAKDGTVYSRQHAMTYPNEIVRIANGEVKRLTNVNTELLASLKMPTVKKEMVPTTDGKEMLVWTLYPADFDSTKTYPAILYCQGGPQQAVSQFWSTRWNLALMASKGYIVIAPNRRGLPGFGTEWNAQISGDYPGQNMRDYLAAVDYMKQYPYVDDKRIGATGASYGGFSIYWLAGNHNHRFAALLAHAGIFNMEAQYLETEEMWFANWDMGGAFWEKDNAVAQRTFACSPHKYVDNWDTPIMISHGEYDYRILSSQGEMAFNAAKLRGIPAEMVIFPDENHWILKPQNAVMWQRLFFRWFDRWLKPQADSSDTKAE; encoded by the coding sequence ATGAATCTCAAATCAATTATGACATCAACTGCTATCGCGACACTTCTTGCCGGATGTTCGGCTTCGTCAGATAGCAATGAGAAGATCATCGATAAGCCGGATTTCACATCCGCAACAGGTGTATTCGACATTGATGCCATCGAAGCTCTCGGCACTGTCGGAGCTCCGGTAGTATCACCTGATGGCTCCAAAGTGCTCTTCGGTATCTCTTACGAAAGCCTGGAAGAGAACCGCAGCAATATGGATCTCTATGTGATGAACACTGATGGGTCCGACATCAAGCGCATCACAAAGACCTCTAAGAGCGAGAGCTCTTACTGCTGGATTGACGGCGGCAATAAGATAGCATTCATATACGCCCCCGACAATGTAGCACAGGTATGGGTAATGAATGCCGACGGCTCCAACCGCAAACAGATCACCGACATGGAGAAAGGTGTCAACGGATTCCTATTCTCTCCTGATGAAAGCAAGGTGCTCCTTATATCCAACATCAAATATTCACGCGATGCCAAGGATATATATCCCGACCTACCAAAAGCCACAGGACGTGTCATTGACGACATGATGTACAAGCATTGGGACCAGTGGGTAAAGGAGATCCCCCACCCCTTTATCGCGGATTTCGATGGAGCCAAAGCCTCCAATCCTGTCGACATTATGGCAGACGAACCACGCTACGAAGCTCCCATGCTCCCATTCGGCGGTGCAGAATCATTTGCTTGGGCACCTGACTCAAAGAGCATAGTCTATACTTCCCGCAAGAAGGAAGGCAAAGAATATGCCATCTCCACCAATTCAGACTTGTATCTCTACAATCTTGCGGATTCTTCCACCCGCAATCTCACCGAGGGTATGATGGGATATGACACCAATCCTACATTCTCGCCCGATGGCACCAAACTTGCCTGGCTCTCTATGGAGCATGACGGATATGAGAGCGACAAGAACCGAATCTTCACACTCGACATGGCTTCTGGAGAAAAGACCGATCTTACAGACAATTGGGACTTCTCAGTCAATGAGATCGCCTGGGCTCCCGACGGCAAGACCATCAATTTCATTGCCCATAAGGGTGGTGTGACTCCGGTATTCACAATCGATGTTGCGTCTCATGAAGTAAAGGAGATTGCTTCAGGCATATGTGACTATGCCGGTCTCATGGTGGCTAAGGACGGCACCGTATATTCACGTCAGCATGCAATGACCTATCCCAACGAGATAGTGCGCATTGCCAACGGAGAGGTAAAACGTCTCACAAATGTCAATACCGAGCTTCTTGCCTCCCTCAAGATGCCGACTGTAAAGAAAGAGATGGTACCGACCACCGATGGCAAAGAGATGCTGGTATGGACACTTTATCCGGCAGACTTCGATTCCACCAAGACTTATCCCGCAATTCTTTACTGCCAGGGGGGTCCTCAGCAGGCTGTGAGCCAGTTCTGGAGCACACGCTGGAACCTTGCCCTCATGGCATCCAAAGGATACATAGTGATAGCACCCAATCGCCGAGGGCTCCCTGGTTTCGGCACAGAATGGAATGCTCAGATCTCCGGTGATTATCCCGGACAGAACATGCGCGACTATCTCGCGGCTGTTGATTACATGAAGCAATATCCATATGTAGACGATAAGCGCATCGGAGCCACCGGAGCATCCTACGGCGGATTCTCCATCTATTGGCTTGCCGGCAACCATAACCACCGATTTGCAGCCCTGCTTGCTCATGCAGGCATCTTCAATATGGAAGCCCAGTATCTTGAAACAGAAGAGATGTGGTTTGCCAACTGGGATATGGGTGGCGCATTCTGGGAAAAAGACAATGCTGTAGCACAACGCACTTTCGCATGCTCGCCTCATAAATATGTCGACAATTGGGATACCCCAATCATGATTTCTCATGGCGAATACGACTATCGCATCCTCTCATCTCAGGGTGAAATGGCATTCAACGCAGCTAAGCTCCGTGGCATTCCTGCTGAAATGGTGATCTTCCCCGATGAAAATCACTGGATACTGAAACCTCAGAACGCAGTAATGTGGCAGCGACTGTTCTTCCGCTGGTTCGACCGTTGGCTCAAGCCACAAGCTGACTCCTCCGATACAAAAGCAGAATAA
- a CDS encoding ribose-phosphate pyrophosphokinase: MIDNLPPIKVFAGTKSQYMAKEICRELGCELGKMNIQYFADGEFEVSFEESIRGCEVYLVQSTFPNSDNLMELLLMIDAAKRASAASIIAVMPYFGWARQDRKDKPRVSIAAKLVANLLTTAGVDRVIAMDLHADQIQGFFDIPVDHLYASSVFIPYIQSLNLKDLVIASPDVGGAKRANSYAKYLNVPLVLCHKQRAKANVVATMTVIGDVKDKDVILVDDMVDTAGTITKAADLMMQSGARSVRALCSHAIMSDPASERVDNSALVEIMFTNSIPFTKSCHKVTILSVARLFADTIRRVHTHESISSQYLIK, encoded by the coding sequence ATGATTGACAATCTTCCACCAATCAAAGTATTTGCCGGTACGAAATCACAGTATATGGCTAAAGAGATCTGCCGTGAGCTCGGTTGCGAGCTTGGCAAGATGAACATCCAGTACTTTGCCGACGGCGAGTTTGAAGTATCCTTTGAGGAATCCATTCGTGGATGCGAGGTATACCTCGTGCAATCCACATTCCCGAATTCCGACAACCTCATGGAGCTTCTGCTTATGATTGACGCAGCAAAGCGAGCATCGGCAGCATCCATCATCGCTGTAATGCCCTATTTCGGCTGGGCGCGTCAGGACCGCAAGGATAAGCCGCGCGTATCCATAGCCGCAAAGCTTGTAGCCAATCTTCTCACCACAGCCGGAGTGGACCGCGTCATCGCAATGGATCTTCACGCCGACCAGATTCAGGGATTCTTTGATATCCCGGTGGATCACCTCTACGCATCGTCAGTATTCATCCCCTATATACAATCGCTTAATCTTAAGGACCTGGTCATCGCATCACCGGATGTGGGCGGAGCAAAACGCGCCAACAGTTACGCAAAGTACCTCAATGTACCCCTTGTACTTTGCCATAAGCAGCGCGCTAAAGCCAATGTGGTAGCCACAATGACCGTCATCGGCGATGTCAAGGACAAGGATGTGATTCTTGTAGACGACATGGTGGACACAGCAGGCACTATCACGAAAGCTGCCGACCTCATGATGCAGTCAGGAGCCCGCAGTGTGAGGGCATTATGCTCCCACGCCATCATGAGTGATCCGGCATCCGAGCGTGTGGACAACTCCGCTCTTGTCGAGATTATGTTCACCAATTCCATACCATTCACAAAGTCATGTCATAAGGTGACAATCCTTTCGGTAGCAAGGCTCTTTGCCGACACTATCCGTCGTGTGCACACCCACGAATCAATCTCCTCGCAATACCTTATCAAATAA
- a CDS encoding RluA family pseudouridine synthase — MAQDFDAEELDLLDSLVETQEGTTESGEIYEHFRFVADKGQQLLRVDKFLVARLEHSSRNRVQQAADAGCILVNGKAVKSNYRVKPLDVIQIVMDRPRYEIEIIAQDIPLDIVYEDEAVLVVNKPAGLVVHPGHGNYSGTLVNALAWHFRDNPEYDVSDPRLGLVHRIDKDTSGLLVIAKTPDAKTHLGKQFFNKTTKREYNALVWGVPDPANGRIEGNIGRHPKDRLQMTVLPPDDPTGKHAVTHYETLENFGHTALVKCVLETGRTHQIRVHMTHIGHPLFSDARYGGDKILRGERTGTYQKFISNCFEICPRQALHARTLGFVHPVTGQEMFFTAPIPADMTALLEKWRNYTASH; from the coding sequence ATGGCACAGGATTTCGATGCCGAAGAGCTCGACTTGCTTGACAGCCTCGTTGAGACCCAAGAGGGCACCACTGAGTCTGGAGAAATATACGAGCATTTCAGATTCGTTGCCGACAAAGGTCAGCAGTTGCTGCGTGTCGACAAGTTTCTTGTCGCACGGCTTGAACACTCATCCCGCAACCGTGTGCAACAGGCTGCCGATGCAGGCTGCATACTTGTCAACGGTAAGGCAGTAAAGTCAAACTACCGTGTCAAACCATTGGATGTCATACAGATAGTAATGGACCGTCCACGCTATGAAATTGAGATCATAGCCCAGGACATTCCATTGGATATTGTATATGAGGACGAAGCCGTACTTGTGGTCAACAAACCTGCCGGACTTGTTGTGCATCCGGGCCACGGTAACTACTCAGGCACACTTGTGAATGCTCTTGCATGGCATTTCCGCGACAATCCTGAATATGATGTGTCCGACCCGCGCCTGGGTCTGGTGCACAGAATAGACAAAGACACGTCCGGACTTCTTGTGATAGCAAAAACTCCGGATGCAAAGACTCATCTCGGCAAACAGTTTTTCAACAAGACTACAAAACGAGAATACAATGCACTCGTATGGGGGGTGCCTGACCCTGCAAACGGCAGGATCGAGGGGAATATCGGACGCCATCCCAAGGACCGCCTGCAAATGACAGTCCTTCCACCCGACGATCCTACAGGCAAACACGCAGTCACCCACTATGAGACACTTGAGAATTTCGGGCACACAGCACTGGTTAAGTGCGTTCTTGAAACCGGACGCACACATCAGATACGTGTTCATATGACTCACATAGGACATCCTCTATTCAGCGATGCTCGATACGGAGGAGACAAGATACTCAGAGGCGAACGCACAGGTACATATCAAAAGTTCATATCCAACTGCTTCGAGATCTGTCCCCGCCAGGCTCTTCATGCCCGCACCCTCGGATTTGTGCATCCGGTCACAGGACAGGAAATGTTTTTCACAGCACCTATTCCTGCCGACATGACCGCACTTTTAGAGAAATGGCGCAATTATACGGCATCACATTAA